One segment of Deltaproteobacteria bacterium DNA contains the following:
- a CDS encoding alpha/beta hydrolase, producing MAEVLVGGLKLHVQSLGQSPGEDRAERAPALFLHGLVMDNLSSWFFTVAGKAAAERRVVLHDLRGHGRSERPASGYTLPELTGEIVGVLDALGVEQPVQVVGNSFGGLLAICLALEHPERVASLALVDALLPEPGWAGNMRATLSLEGDAADSRIASDFKSWLGRHSARKRNRLADAARTLVKETSLLDDLETSPTHEDAAYERITAPVLALYGGASDQRAAGERLCARLPDARLEIVPGATHSILWEATDLLTERLLAWLALR from the coding sequence GTGGCTGAAGTCCTCGTCGGTGGCCTGAAGCTCCACGTCCAGAGCCTGGGGCAGAGCCCGGGGGAGGACCGGGCCGAGCGAGCCCCGGCCCTCTTCCTCCACGGCCTGGTGATGGACAACCTCTCCTCCTGGTTCTTCACCGTCGCCGGCAAGGCCGCCGCCGAGCGCCGGGTCGTGCTCCACGACCTGCGCGGCCACGGGCGGAGCGAGCGGCCGGCGAGCGGCTACACCCTGCCGGAGCTGACCGGCGAGATCGTCGGGGTCCTCGACGCCCTCGGCGTCGAGCAGCCGGTGCAGGTGGTGGGCAACTCCTTCGGCGGCCTGCTGGCGATCTGCCTCGCCCTCGAGCACCCGGAGCGGGTAGCCAGCCTGGCGCTGGTCGACGCCCTGCTCCCCGAGCCCGGCTGGGCCGGGAACATGCGCGCCACCCTCTCGCTGGAGGGCGACGCGGCCGACAGCCGCATCGCCTCGGACTTCAAGAGCTGGCTCGGCCGCCACAGCGCCCGCAAGCGCAACCGCCTGGCCGACGCCGCCCGGACGCTGGTGAAGGAGACCAGCCTCCTCGACGACCTGGAGACCTCGCCGACCCACGAGGACGCGGCCTACGAGCGCATCACCGCGCCGGTCCTCGCCCTCTACGGCGGCGCCTCCGATCAGCGCGCGGCCGGCGAGCGCCTCTGCGCCCGCCTGCCCGACGCTCGCCTGGAGATCGTCCCCGGCGCGACCCACTCGATCCTCTGGGAGGCCACCGACCTCCTCACCGAGCGCCTGCTGGCCTGGCTGGCCCTGCGCTAA
- a CDS encoding cyclase family protein — translation MKVIDLSHAIHPEIPVYPGTAPPVITRANTIEADGFAELRLELFTHTGTHLDAPCHVLEGAPSLDQLPAGNFLGPGVILDLGGCSTPELDLALLEPHAERLEGAAFALLHTGWSRHWGSERYFEAFPHLTPRAAGWLARRGLKGVGIDTLSVDPLASEDLPAHRHLLGQGMVIIENLTRLAEVPAGAFTFSCLPLPIRGGDGSPVRAVAIVD, via the coding sequence ATGAAGGTCATCGATCTCTCCCACGCGATCCACCCGGAGATCCCCGTCTACCCGGGCACCGCGCCGCCGGTGATCACCCGGGCCAACACGATCGAGGCGGACGGCTTCGCCGAGCTGCGCCTCGAGCTCTTCACCCACACCGGGACCCACCTCGACGCGCCCTGCCACGTCCTGGAGGGCGCTCCCTCTCTTGATCAGCTACCGGCCGGGAACTTCCTCGGCCCGGGGGTGATCCTCGACCTCGGCGGGTGCTCGACTCCCGAGCTCGACCTCGCGCTCCTCGAGCCCCACGCGGAGCGCCTGGAGGGGGCGGCCTTCGCCCTCCTGCACACCGGCTGGTCCCGCCACTGGGGCAGCGAGCGCTACTTCGAGGCCTTTCCCCACCTGACGCCCCGGGCCGCCGGGTGGCTCGCCCGGCGCGGCCTGAAGGGCGTCGGCATCGACACCCTCTCGGTCGATCCCCTCGCGAGCGAGGACCTCCCCGCGCACCGCCACCTGCTGGGCCAGGGGATGGTCATCATCGAGAACCTCACGCGCCTCGCCGAGGTCCCGGCCGGCGCCTTCACCTTCTCCTGCCTGCCGCTGCCGATCCGCGGGGGCGACGGCTCGCCGGTGCGGGCGGTGGCGATCGTCGACTGA
- a CDS encoding biopolymer transporter ExbD has protein sequence MNLILILIPALLLSTSFLRVSVIEARQTTPPGLRDDDAPPEEQLRVTLHIGQEGFLLRSGATEGTLAGPDLPLIEGRHPFEQLVDHLRALKDLHPDARQITLSADPDVSYTVVVRAMDATREDGATTLFPDLVVSASGPAGASSRAGAGAAAGGSTAPGVARALVRLPPKRPVSSMAR, from the coding sequence ATGAACCTCATCCTGATCCTGATCCCCGCGCTGCTGCTCTCGACCAGCTTCCTGCGGGTCTCGGTGATCGAGGCCCGCCAGACGACGCCGCCTGGCCTGCGCGACGATGACGCCCCACCGGAGGAGCAGCTCCGGGTGACCCTCCACATCGGCCAGGAGGGCTTCCTCCTGCGCTCGGGAGCGACCGAGGGCACCCTGGCGGGCCCCGACCTCCCGCTGATCGAGGGGCGGCACCCCTTCGAGCAGCTCGTCGATCACCTGCGGGCGCTCAAGGACCTGCACCCCGACGCCCGGCAGATCACCCTCAGCGCGGACCCGGACGTGAGCTACACGGTCGTGGTCCGGGCCATGGACGCGACCCGGGAGGACGGCGCGACGACCCTCTTCCCGGATCTCGTGGTCTCGGCCTCGGGGCCGGCCGGGGCCTCCTCGAGGGCGGGGGCGGGCGCGGCGGCGGGCGGCTCGACGGCGCCAGGGGTGGCGCGAGCCTTGGTGCGCTTGCCGCCGAAGCGGCCGGTCAGCTCGATGGCCAGGTAG
- a CDS encoding glycosyltransferase, translating to MARFLVIVPPLAGHINPTLAVGAALERRGHEVAWVGHPGALDARLPASARRYELPDAVPAGLLRTMTDRSNKVRGLASLKFLWEDFLVPLARAMLPQLPAVLDDYRPDVLLVDQQAVAGALVARQRGLPWATSCSTSAGVTAPLAGLPKVQAWLDEQLAALVAEAGLPATPEPDRSPHLVLVYSSRELAAPDQSFPEQIRFVGPSLGRKGPPVDFPWEALDPSRPKVLVSLGTVNAERGARFFAAAAEALAAMEVQGILVAPEGRVGDLPTNVIRRDFVPQLELLPHLSAVICHGGQNTVSESLAHGLPLLVAPIRDDQPVIAEQVVAAGCGLRLRFSRSGAAEIREALEAILSDEGYAARAAAIGESLKRAGGAEAAAEALIALDAGAGTRA from the coding sequence ATGGCCCGCTTCCTCGTCATCGTCCCCCCACTCGCAGGTCACATCAACCCCACCCTCGCGGTGGGGGCCGCCCTGGAGCGCCGGGGACACGAGGTGGCCTGGGTCGGGCACCCCGGCGCGCTGGACGCCCGGCTGCCGGCCTCGGCCCGCCGCTACGAGCTGCCCGACGCGGTGCCGGCCGGGCTCCTGCGGACGATGACCGACCGCTCGAACAAGGTGCGCGGCCTGGCGAGCCTGAAGTTCCTCTGGGAGGACTTCCTGGTGCCCCTGGCCCGGGCGATGCTGCCCCAGCTGCCGGCCGTGCTCGACGACTACCGCCCGGACGTCCTCCTGGTCGATCAGCAGGCGGTGGCCGGCGCCCTCGTCGCCCGGCAGCGGGGGCTGCCCTGGGCCACCTCCTGCTCGACCTCGGCGGGGGTGACCGCGCCCCTGGCCGGGCTGCCGAAGGTGCAGGCGTGGCTCGACGAGCAGCTCGCCGCCCTGGTGGCCGAGGCGGGCCTCCCCGCGACCCCCGAGCCCGATCGCTCGCCCCACCTGGTGCTGGTCTACTCCAGCCGGGAGCTGGCCGCCCCCGACCAGAGCTTCCCGGAGCAGATCCGCTTCGTCGGACCCTCCCTGGGCCGGAAGGGTCCGCCGGTGGACTTCCCCTGGGAGGCCCTCGACCCCTCCCGCCCGAAGGTCCTCGTCAGCCTCGGCACGGTGAACGCCGAGCGGGGCGCCCGCTTCTTCGCCGCCGCCGCCGAGGCCCTCGCGGCGATGGAGGTGCAGGGCATCCTCGTTGCGCCGGAGGGGAGGGTGGGCGATCTTCCGACGAACGTGATCCGCCGCGACTTCGTCCCGCAGCTCGAGCTGCTGCCCCACCTCTCGGCGGTGATCTGCCACGGCGGCCAGAACACCGTCAGCGAGTCCCTCGCCCACGGGCTGCCCCTCCTCGTCGCTCCGATCCGCGACGACCAGCCGGTGATCGCCGAACAGGTGGTCGCCGCCGGCTGCGGCCTGCGCCTGCGCTTCTCGCGCTCGGGCGCCGCCGAGATCCGCGAGGCCCTCGAGGCGATCCTCTCCGACGAGGGCTACGCCGCGCGGGCCGCGGCGATCGGCGAGAGCCTGAAGCGCGCCGGCGGCGCCGAGGCGGCGGCCGAGGCCCTGATCGCCCTCGACGCCGGGGCGGGGACGCGCGCGTGA
- a CDS encoding class I SAM-dependent methyltransferase, whose translation MSWVALILAALWLGDVWRLRGRLAKLPRLPFGPESAGADEADLSEWTHLLAPGAELSRHTLRAAVALAEEQGWEAVDLIPGDLPAEGLLGLLATYDPERWREDPFRPVRSAGQVLVVRRALVERCGLELTEGELPSLAAFLEAAGEIRRCTTRREASGHGSGLALAPGLRAGPRSMAEERTLFDAVVGRGAPFVLGAQGGVLALLLLTLVLAPAPGLIALLVFHLQPLLITAGRGAQPADTGALTLLRVPLTLWRWGRLVRAGSGEQRLALPEARSAYAGLLEGGTASFFEPRRTACPHCGGETLYEHLTTGDLYQQKPGTFTLERCGDCSLIFQNPRLSLEGLSFYYRDFYDGLGEAGMETIFGASLPAYHARAQALEGLSDPKRWLDVGGGHGHFCVIAREHFPGCRFEILDLADSVEAAKRRGWVDEGHRGLFPESAEGLGRYDVVSMSHYLEHVRDQEAEIEAAARVLPVGGHLMIEIPDPESKLPKLLGRHWIPFFQPQHQHFLAPRHVDELLQRHGFTPVRWARGSAHIPVDFFMASWILVTRLAGSPGRPWLPAPTMADWVRHDLVWALGFWLLPAGWIVDRVAERALRKGGWSNAFRVVARKDRDDPAAGE comes from the coding sequence GTGAGCTGGGTCGCCCTGATCCTCGCCGCCCTCTGGCTCGGCGACGTCTGGCGCCTGCGCGGACGGCTGGCGAAGCTGCCTCGCCTCCCCTTCGGACCCGAGAGCGCTGGCGCCGACGAGGCGGACCTCTCGGAGTGGACCCACCTGCTGGCCCCCGGGGCCGAGCTCTCCCGCCACACCTTGCGCGCGGCCGTCGCCCTGGCCGAGGAGCAGGGCTGGGAGGCGGTGGACCTGATCCCCGGTGATCTGCCGGCCGAGGGGCTGCTAGGGCTCCTGGCGACCTATGATCCCGAGCGCTGGCGCGAGGATCCCTTCCGCCCGGTGCGCAGCGCCGGTCAGGTGCTGGTCGTTCGCCGGGCGCTCGTCGAGCGCTGCGGCCTCGAGCTCACCGAGGGCGAGCTGCCGAGCCTGGCGGCCTTCCTCGAGGCCGCCGGCGAGATCCGCCGCTGCACCACCCGGCGCGAGGCGAGCGGTCACGGCTCGGGCCTGGCCCTGGCCCCGGGGCTGCGAGCCGGTCCCCGGAGCATGGCCGAGGAGCGCACCCTCTTCGACGCCGTGGTCGGGCGGGGGGCGCCCTTCGTCCTGGGCGCCCAGGGCGGCGTGCTGGCGCTCCTGCTGCTGACCCTGGTGCTGGCGCCGGCCCCGGGGCTGATCGCCCTGCTGGTCTTCCACCTCCAGCCCCTGCTGATCACCGCCGGCCGGGGCGCGCAGCCCGCCGACACCGGCGCCCTGACCCTCCTGCGGGTCCCCCTGACCCTCTGGCGCTGGGGGCGGCTGGTGCGCGCCGGCAGCGGCGAGCAGCGCCTGGCCCTCCCCGAGGCCCGCTCGGCCTACGCCGGCCTCCTCGAGGGGGGCACCGCGAGCTTCTTCGAGCCGCGCCGCACCGCCTGCCCCCACTGCGGCGGCGAGACCCTCTACGAGCACCTCACCACCGGCGACCTCTACCAGCAGAAGCCCGGCACCTTCACCCTGGAGCGCTGCGGCGACTGCTCCCTCATCTTCCAGAACCCCCGCCTCTCCCTCGAGGGCCTCTCCTTCTACTACCGGGACTTCTACGACGGCCTGGGCGAGGCCGGGATGGAGACGATCTTCGGCGCCTCCCTGCCGGCCTACCACGCGCGGGCGCAGGCGCTGGAGGGGCTCTCGGATCCGAAGCGCTGGCTCGACGTGGGCGGGGGCCACGGCCACTTCTGCGTGATCGCGCGCGAGCACTTCCCCGGCTGCCGCTTCGAGATCCTCGACCTCGCCGACAGCGTCGAGGCCGCGAAGCGCCGGGGCTGGGTGGACGAGGGCCACCGCGGGCTCTTCCCCGAGTCCGCCGAGGGGCTGGGCCGCTACGACGTGGTGAGCATGAGCCACTACCTCGAGCACGTCCGCGATCAAGAGGCGGAGATCGAGGCCGCCGCCCGGGTGCTGCCCGTGGGCGGGCACCTGATGATCGAGATCCCGGACCCCGAGTCGAAGCTCCCGAAGCTCCTCGGCCGCCACTGGATCCCCTTCTTCCAGCCGCAGCACCAGCACTTCCTGGCGCCGCGCCACGTGGACGAGCTGCTGCAGCGCCATGGCTTCACGCCGGTGCGCTGGGCGCGGGGCAGCGCCCACATCCCGGTGGACTTCTTCATGGCCTCCTGGATCCTCGTCACCCGCCTGGCGGGTAGCCCCGGGAGGCCCTGGCTGCCGGCGCCCACGATGGCCGACTGGGTGCGCCACGACCTGGTCTGGGCCCTGGGCTTCTGGCTCCTGCCCGCGGGCTGGATCGTCGATCGCGTGGCCGAGCGGGCCTTGCGCAAGGGCGGCTGGTCGAACGCCTTCCGCGTCGTGGCCCGGAAGGACCGCGACGATCCGGCCGCCGGCGAGTAG
- a CDS encoding radical SAM protein, with product MANLGYIQVVRHCNHVCGFCSNPVTPYVHTFDSMKVLVDDFVERGYYGVILTGGEPTLHPELPAICRYARDQGLHVRMITNGSRLSEEGFARDMAEAGLQLAHISVYSVRPEIEAQLRGTEDTLPAALRSIENAHKFGIDVNLNCVINKLNADHLDENIRYFIEHHPYVRHFVWNNLDPSMGRAEANQAHYLHRLVDFEVSLTRACSLLQKSGRTFRVEKVPLCFMTDFAWASTETRKIVKGEERIVHFLDAKQTVRQTEWGHLYADACEPCSLKTICAGLFDRGEGYDPAELNPVFVDRDAIARRILFDGQDPAFEFPTFEAWRIDFDRRLKAQREEAEARGPRDRDRPPQDHSLKVGEVTEKGRRLFESKRASEERKAAERGLSLEGREESDGPAEG from the coding sequence GTGGCGAATCTCGGCTACATCCAGGTGGTGAGGCACTGCAACCACGTCTGTGGCTTCTGCAGCAACCCGGTCACGCCCTACGTCCACACCTTCGACTCGATGAAGGTGCTGGTCGACGACTTCGTCGAGCGGGGCTACTACGGCGTCATCCTCACCGGCGGCGAGCCGACCCTCCACCCCGAGCTGCCGGCCATCTGCCGCTACGCCCGCGACCAGGGCCTGCACGTGCGGATGATCACCAACGGCTCGCGCCTCTCCGAGGAGGGCTTCGCCCGGGACATGGCCGAGGCCGGCCTGCAGCTGGCGCACATCTCGGTCTACTCGGTGCGCCCGGAGATCGAGGCGCAGCTGCGCGGCACCGAGGACACCCTCCCGGCGGCGCTGAGGTCGATCGAGAACGCCCACAAGTTCGGCATCGACGTGAACCTCAACTGCGTCATCAACAAGCTCAACGCCGACCACCTCGACGAGAACATCCGCTACTTCATCGAGCACCACCCCTACGTCCGGCACTTCGTCTGGAACAACCTCGACCCCTCCATGGGCCGGGCCGAGGCGAACCAGGCCCACTACCTCCACCGCCTGGTCGACTTCGAGGTCTCCCTCACCCGGGCCTGCTCCCTCCTGCAGAAGTCCGGCCGCACCTTCCGGGTGGAGAAGGTCCCCTTGTGCTTCATGACCGACTTCGCCTGGGCGAGCACCGAGACGCGGAAGATCGTGAAGGGCGAGGAGCGCATCGTGCACTTCCTCGACGCCAAGCAGACGGTGCGGCAGACCGAGTGGGGCCACCTCTACGCCGACGCCTGCGAGCCCTGCTCGCTCAAGACCATCTGCGCCGGCCTCTTCGACCGGGGCGAGGGCTACGATCCGGCCGAGTTGAACCCGGTCTTCGTCGACCGCGACGCCATCGCCCGCCGGATCCTCTTCGACGGCCAGGATCCGGCCTTCGAGTTCCCGACCTTCGAGGCCTGGCGGATCGACTTCGACCGCCGCCTGAAGGCGCAGCGGGAGGAGGCCGAGGCGCGCGGCCCCCGCGATCGGGACCGCCCGCCGCAGGATCACAGCCTGAAGGTGGGCGAGGTCACCGAGAAGGGCCGCCGCCTCTTCGAGTCCAAGCGCGCCTCCGAGGAGCGCAAGGCCGCCGAGCGCGGCCTCTCCCTCGAGGGGCGCGAGGAGAGCGACGGCCCGGCCGAGGGCTGA
- a CDS encoding aldo/keto reductase yields MSFEARILPVVEKEAFPLGLAVNYGIGSREVRDAVEAGVNYLFWSGMRKGRAFLGVKEALAGDRERMIFAAGTGGPFGFQYRRGVEGLLRKFGIDYVDVFQMYWLGVTSWDTRGVMDELLALREEGKIRAIGVTIHDRPRAGRLAAESELDMLQIRYNAAHPGAEKEIFPYLPAGEGARERFLVAYTATSWRKLLMAPKGWEGRVPDAADCYRFCLSHPAIPLTLTGPASAEQLAANLAGLERGPMSEEELAWMRELGKLVHG; encoded by the coding sequence ATGAGCTTCGAAGCGAGGATTCTCCCGGTGGTCGAGAAGGAGGCCTTCCCCCTGGGGCTGGCCGTCAACTACGGCATCGGCAGCCGCGAGGTCCGCGACGCGGTCGAGGCGGGCGTCAACTACCTCTTCTGGAGCGGGATGAGGAAGGGGCGCGCCTTCCTGGGGGTGAAGGAGGCGCTGGCCGGCGATCGGGAGCGGATGATCTTCGCGGCGGGGACCGGCGGCCCCTTCGGCTTCCAGTACCGCCGGGGGGTCGAGGGCCTCCTGCGCAAGTTCGGCATCGACTACGTCGACGTCTTCCAGATGTACTGGCTGGGGGTGACCTCCTGGGACACCCGCGGCGTGATGGACGAGCTGCTGGCCCTGCGCGAGGAGGGGAAGATCCGCGCGATCGGCGTGACGATCCACGACCGCCCCCGGGCCGGCCGCCTGGCCGCCGAGAGCGAGCTGGACATGCTGCAGATCCGCTACAACGCGGCTCACCCGGGCGCGGAGAAGGAGATCTTCCCGTACCTGCCCGCGGGGGAGGGCGCCCGGGAGCGCTTCCTGGTCGCCTATACGGCCACCTCCTGGCGCAAGCTGCTGATGGCGCCGAAGGGCTGGGAGGGCCGGGTCCCCGACGCCGCCGACTGCTACCGCTTCTGCCTCTCCCACCCGGCGATCCCCCTGACCCTCACCGGCCCGGCCTCCGCCGAGCAGCTCGCGGCGAACCTCGCCGGGCTCGAGCGGGGGCCGATGTCGGAGGAGGAGCTCGCCTGGATGCGCGAGCTCGGGAAGCTCGTCCACGGCTGA